In Kaistia algarum, the DNA window CTACGACCTGATCGAGAAGAAGTAGTCGTGCAAGGGCCGGGCGGCGAGAACCGTCCGGCCCCCTATCTCATGCAGCCGAAGAGATCCGTCGATGAGCCAGCCGCATCCGATGACCGCCGCTTTCCGCGAGGCCTTCCGCCGCCATCCGGCCGGCGTCGCCGTGATCACAGCCGATCCGGGGGAGAGGCCGGTAGCGATGACGGTGTCATCGCTGATCTCGGTCAGTGCCGCGCCACCGATCGTCGCTTTTTCTCTGTCGACGAAGTCGGCCTCGTCCGAGCCTTTGCTGAGGGCGGAAACCATGGTGATTCACCTACTGCGCTACACCGATATCGACCTGGCGCAGCTTTGTGCGTCGAGCGGCGCCGACCGTTTCGGTAAGGACATCGCCTGGGAACGGCTCCCGACCGGCGAGCCACGCTATACCGGCGTCGCGACCTGGTTCCGCGCCAAGAAGCTCGGCGTCCTGCCGATCGAGGGCGCGACGCTGGTCGCGGCGGAGCTTCTGGAAGGCGAGGCGCATCCGATGGAGGATCCACCGGAGGCCCACTCGCTGGTCTATCTCGATCGCCGCTGGCACCGTCTGCACAAAGAACTCGACGACGCGATCGATCTGGTCGATTCGTCGCGGTTCATGTAGGGGCGTGTTCAATCATTCGATGAAGGATCGCGGCGTTTCACCCGCCGATTTTGGCACCTTCGACGTCGTGATCGTCGGCGCGGGCTCGGCCGGCTGCGTGCTGGCCAACCGCCTTTCCGCCGATCCGTCGCGGCGCGTGCTGCTGATCGAGGCGGGGAAGAGCGACAATCACCCTTGGGTGCATATTCCCGTCGGCTATCTGTTTGCCATCGGCAATCCGCGTCTCGACTGGGGCTTCAAGACCGAGCCGGTTCCGGGGCTGAACGGCCGCAGCCTGCTCTATCCGCGCGGCAAGGTGCTGGGCGGCTGTTCCTCGATCAACGGCATGATCTATATGCGCGGCCAGTCTCAGGACTATGATGGCTGGCGCGACGCGGGCAATCCCGGCTGGGGCTGGTCCGACGTGCTGCCGCTGTTCCGCCGCTCCGAGCATCATTTCGGCGCCGCCGACGAAGCCCATGGCACCACGGGCGAATTGCGGGTTGAGCCGCAGCGCCTCCATTGGGCGATCCTCGACGAGGTGGCGCGCGCCGCCGAAGCGATGGGCATTCCCCGGTCGCATGATTTCAATGCCGGCGACAATGAGGGCGTCGGCTATTTCCCGGTCAACCAGAAGCGCGGCATACGCTGGAACGCGCGTAAGGCGTTCCTCGATCCAGCCCGCAAGCGGCGCAATCTGGCAATCCTGACGCAGTGCCATGTGCAGCGCCTCCGCCTCGATGGCAGGCGCGTCACCGGCATCGTGTTCTCGCGCGACGGCAGCCTGTTCGAGGCGCAGGCCCGTCAGGAAGTCGTCCTCGCCGCCGGCGCCATCGGTTCGCCGCAGATCCTCGAACTCTCCGGCATCGGCCGGCCGGACGTGCTGGAACGGATCGGCGTCCCGATCGTCCATGCGCTGCAAGGCGTCGGCGAGAATCTGCAGGATCATCTGCAACTGCGCACCATCTTCGCCGTCATCGGCGCCCGCACGCTGAATGATCGCGCCGCAACGCCCTGGGGCAAGGCTGGCATCGCATTGCAATATGCTATGACACAGAGCGGGCCGATGGCGATGGCGCCGAGCCAGCTCGGGATATTCAGCCGCTCGAGCCCGGCGCATGACCGCGCCAATATCGAATATCACGTCCAGCCGCTGTCGCTGGATGCCTTCGGCCAGCCGCTGCACAAGACAGCGGCGCTGACCG includes these proteins:
- a CDS encoding flavin reductase family protein, whose protein sequence is MSQPHPMTAAFREAFRRHPAGVAVITADPGERPVAMTVSSLISVSAAPPIVAFSLSTKSASSEPLLRAETMVIHLLRYTDIDLAQLCASSGADRFGKDIAWERLPTGEPRYTGVATWFRAKKLGVLPIEGATLVAAELLEGEAHPMEDPPEAHSLVYLDRRWHRLHKELDDAIDLVDSSRFM
- a CDS encoding GMC family oxidoreductase, with translation MKDRGVSPADFGTFDVVIVGAGSAGCVLANRLSADPSRRVLLIEAGKSDNHPWVHIPVGYLFAIGNPRLDWGFKTEPVPGLNGRSLLYPRGKVLGGCSSINGMIYMRGQSQDYDGWRDAGNPGWGWSDVLPLFRRSEHHFGAADEAHGTTGELRVEPQRLHWAILDEVARAAEAMGIPRSHDFNAGDNEGVGYFPVNQKRGIRWNARKAFLDPARKRRNLAILTQCHVQRLRLDGRRVTGIVFSRDGSLFEAQARQEVVLAAGAIGSPQILELSGIGRPDVLERIGVPIVHALQGVGENLQDHLQLRTIFAVIGARTLNDRAATPWGKAGIALQYAMTQSGPMAMAPSQLGIFSRSSPAHDRANIEYHVQPLSLDAFGQPLHKTAALTVSVCNLRPASRGATHAVSADPLAAPAIQPNYLSAEPDRIVAADSLRHARRLMTQPPLARYRPIELKPGPGPDDDEALARLAGEIGTTIFHPVGTARMGSDADAVVDPELKVHGLDGLRIADCSVMPTIVSGNTHAPAVMIGERAAERVLAEGRG